From the genome of Streptomyces sp. NBC_01341, one region includes:
- a CDS encoding TauD/TfdA family dioxygenase, which translates to MSEPAVLPLVVEAGSTTDLVDLIEHDREELRAALDTHGALLFRGFDVDGVDGLQSTVNALSGKTLTYTEASSPRTSIQGNVYTSTDHPAEEEIFLHNECSYQDTWPMTLYFYCLRSPRTLGATPLADTRRLYASIDSAVREEFARRRWSLVRNYHPNFGVPWPKVFGTDSRAEVEAYGKKHGLVPEWTGGDGLRTRAVRDALHRHPRTGEEVWFNHITFFHVTTLPEDVQEGLLALFGEDGLPTNTYYGDGGRIPDDVMDHLRSRYADCRVRFDWQRDDILVVDNMLSGHGREPFTGDRKIAVAMAEPHSARQGDPR; encoded by the coding sequence ATGTCCGAGCCGGCCGTACTGCCGCTCGTGGTGGAAGCAGGTTCCACCACCGACCTCGTAGACCTCATCGAGCACGACCGTGAAGAGCTCCGTGCGGCGCTCGACACCCATGGAGCGCTCCTCTTCCGGGGCTTCGATGTCGACGGCGTCGACGGACTGCAGTCCACCGTCAACGCGCTGTCCGGAAAGACGCTCACCTACACCGAGGCGTCCTCACCGCGCACCTCGATCCAGGGCAATGTGTACACGTCCACCGACCACCCGGCCGAGGAGGAGATATTCCTCCACAACGAGTGCTCCTATCAGGACACTTGGCCGATGACGCTGTACTTCTACTGCCTGCGGTCGCCGCGGACGCTGGGAGCGACCCCGCTGGCCGACACCCGGCGGCTGTACGCGTCGATCGACTCCGCCGTGCGGGAGGAGTTCGCGCGCCGGCGCTGGAGTCTGGTGCGCAACTACCACCCGAACTTCGGTGTCCCGTGGCCCAAGGTGTTCGGAACCGACAGCCGGGCCGAGGTGGAGGCCTACGGCAAGAAGCACGGGCTGGTCCCCGAGTGGACCGGCGGGGACGGGCTGCGCACCCGTGCGGTGCGGGACGCGCTGCACCGCCATCCGCGCACCGGCGAGGAGGTGTGGTTCAACCACATCACCTTCTTCCACGTGACCACGCTCCCGGAGGATGTCCAGGAGGGCCTGCTCGCCCTCTTCGGCGAGGACGGCCTCCCCACGAACACGTACTACGGCGACGGCGGACGCATACCCGACGACGTGATGGACCACCTGCGCAGCCGCTACGCGGACTGCCGGGTCCGCTTCGACTGGCAGCGCGACGACATCCTCGTGGTGGACAACATGCTGTCCGGACATGGCCGGGAGCCATTCACCGGCGACCGGAAGATAGCGGTCGCGATGGCAGAGCCGCACAGCGCCCGACAGGGAGACCCACGATGA
- a CDS encoding carbamoyltransferase family protein: MTQKNTPPPAPSGPVILGISAHFHDSAAALLVDGRLVAASHEERYTRRKQDPDLPLDAVRDCLDQAGLRITDVDCVAYYEDPAKKLHRQLWTGLPAFPDSSDGALYRLDAGRPLREIRDRLGWEGRVEFVEHHLSHAASAYYFSGFDDSAVLTVDAVGEWTTTSWGVGRGASLELTEQVEFPHSLGLLYSAVTGYLGFEVNEGEYKVMGLAPYGEPRFRDEIARLIHVTEDGSFRLDLDYFDFTDPDGMLGERFTSLIGVPPRVPESEIEKVHHDLARSIQVVTEETLLRLVDKAHRMSGSENLCMAGGVALNVVAVRRIVEEGPFARVFVQPAAGDAGGSLGCAAVAHQRLTGERPRQDRMTSALLGSGTDSDDIALLLGAYAGQSFADFRGDEAGLLDAVAGRLADGKVIGWYHGREEFGPRSLGGRSILADPRGDGTRDRINASVKMREAFRPFAPAVLAEHAHEHFRLDHESPFMLETCEVVSPLPLPAITHVDKSARVQTVTERTNGRFYRLVRTFADRTGCPLLLNTSFNLRGEPIVHTPVDALLCFLRSDIDCLVLDDFVLDRHALPHAWVAWFKGTRPPRRSRVSDSVYTLL; this comes from the coding sequence ATGACACAGAAGAACACGCCTCCCCCGGCGCCCTCCGGACCTGTGATCCTCGGGATCTCGGCCCACTTCCACGACTCGGCGGCAGCGCTGCTGGTGGACGGCCGGCTCGTGGCCGCCTCCCACGAGGAGCGCTACACCCGGCGCAAGCAGGACCCCGACCTGCCGCTCGACGCCGTGCGCGACTGCCTGGACCAGGCGGGTCTCCGCATCACCGACGTGGACTGCGTGGCCTACTACGAGGATCCGGCGAAGAAGCTCCACCGCCAGCTGTGGACCGGGCTGCCGGCTTTCCCGGACAGCAGCGACGGCGCTCTCTACCGCCTGGACGCCGGCCGGCCGCTGCGGGAGATCCGCGACAGGCTCGGCTGGGAGGGCCGGGTCGAGTTCGTCGAGCACCACCTCTCGCACGCCGCGAGCGCCTACTACTTCTCCGGCTTCGACGACAGCGCCGTGCTGACGGTCGACGCCGTCGGCGAGTGGACCACCACCAGTTGGGGGGTGGGCAGGGGCGCGTCGCTCGAACTGACCGAGCAGGTCGAGTTCCCCCACTCCCTCGGCCTCCTCTACAGCGCGGTCACCGGATACCTCGGATTCGAGGTGAACGAGGGCGAGTACAAGGTGATGGGACTGGCCCCCTACGGCGAGCCCCGGTTCCGGGACGAGATCGCCCGCCTGATCCATGTCACCGAGGACGGGTCGTTCCGGCTCGACCTGGACTACTTCGACTTCACCGACCCGGACGGCATGCTCGGTGAGCGCTTCACGTCCCTGATCGGCGTGCCGCCGCGGGTGCCGGAGTCGGAGATCGAGAAGGTCCACCACGACCTCGCACGCAGCATCCAGGTGGTGACGGAGGAGACCCTGCTGCGTCTGGTCGACAAGGCCCACCGCATGTCGGGCAGCGAGAACCTGTGCATGGCCGGAGGTGTGGCTCTCAACGTCGTCGCCGTGCGCCGCATCGTCGAAGAAGGGCCCTTCGCCAGGGTGTTCGTGCAGCCGGCCGCAGGTGACGCGGGCGGCAGCCTCGGCTGCGCGGCTGTGGCCCACCAGCGTCTCACCGGGGAGCGGCCACGACAGGACCGGATGACTTCGGCGCTCCTCGGCTCCGGCACGGACTCCGACGACATCGCCCTGCTGCTCGGCGCGTACGCCGGCCAGTCCTTCGCGGACTTCCGCGGGGACGAGGCGGGTCTGCTCGACGCCGTCGCGGGACGGCTGGCCGATGGCAAGGTCATCGGCTGGTACCACGGCCGGGAGGAGTTCGGACCCCGCTCGCTCGGCGGACGGTCGATCCTGGCCGACCCTCGGGGCGACGGCACGCGGGACCGGATCAACGCCTCGGTCAAGATGCGCGAGGCGTTCCGGCCGTTCGCGCCCGCCGTACTGGCCGAGCACGCTCACGAGCACTTCCGGCTCGACCACGAGTCGCCGTTCATGCTGGAGACCTGCGAGGTCGTGTCTCCGCTGCCGCTGCCGGCCATCACCCACGTGGACAAGTCCGCGCGCGTCCAGACGGTCACCGAGAGGACGAACGGGCGCTTCTACCGCCTCGTCAGGACGTTCGCCGACCGAACGGGCTGCCCGCTGCTCCTCAACACCTCGTTCAACCTGCGGGGAGAACCGATCGTCCACACCCCCGTCGACGCGCTGCTCTGCTTTCTGAGGTCGGACATCGACTGTCTGGTCCTGGACGACTTCGTTCTGGACCGCCACGCGCTCCCGCACGCCTGGGTGGCCTGGTTCAAGGGGACTCGGCCACCGCGCAGGAGCCGGGTGAGCGACAGCGTCTACACCCTGCTCTGA
- the tpg gene encoding telomere-protecting terminal protein Tpg gives MGEIDDAIERADREAFTKDPPKTLKGQIGYLLKQLGSAKAVAQEIGVTADSVNRYRRGARKHARADVAEKIDDAVRTRWQPQVRKRRQKQAASTRGITVETRARFGYSAAIGTTDDGRFRRLTVHLPPAYAQRLFDARDTGASDQQMRTIIAEGFKDIYFQDGGNRALGISDVAINDIDYLDLDY, from the coding sequence GTGGGGGAGATCGACGACGCGATCGAACGCGCCGACCGCGAGGCGTTCACCAAGGACCCGCCCAAGACCCTCAAAGGGCAGATCGGCTACCTCCTCAAGCAACTCGGCAGCGCCAAAGCCGTCGCACAGGAGATCGGGGTCACCGCCGACAGCGTGAACAGGTACCGGCGCGGCGCCCGCAAGCACGCCCGCGCCGACGTCGCCGAGAAAATCGACGACGCCGTGCGCACACGCTGGCAACCCCAGGTCCGCAAACGCCGGCAGAAGCAGGCCGCCAGCACCCGCGGCATCACGGTGGAGACCCGCGCCCGCTTCGGATACTCCGCAGCGATCGGCACGACCGACGACGGACGCTTCCGACGCCTCACCGTGCACCTCCCCCCGGCCTACGCACAACGTCTCTTCGACGCCCGCGACACCGGGGCCAGCGACCAGCAGATGCGCACAATCATCGCCGAAGGATTCAAGGACATCTACTTCCAGGACGGCGGAAACCGCGCCCTAGGTATTTCGGACGTCGCCATCAACGACATTGACTATCTGGATCTGGACTACTGA
- the tap gene encoding telomere-associated protein Tap, which produces MASEEELFANIDALLAEEPQLPPPAERARLREAAGITQARLAVALKTSTQSIKNWENGRSEPKEPRLGAYQRLLKGWAAKHTAHPTTAPAPFAAVEPERAGETFTGQSGTATEPAELAASPVPVTHVPADVPAARPATSSRRPAAKKAAGPAVDPRFPHGPLAVLDGDGCAYGADGIVLDCPATIVPELVEWTLRESGLGAAKLNRYGKDSDPLIVLTAAAAVRLGLPERLEGHEQRRSLRLPEDHPAVQQVVRAKWQLTQRGFGPWARIYRKAQGRERQCVQLAILSWDALDERSWPGVAEMAPADIARVLGTYAQRVTTPRGSTAVSGLELMTALRPPTRAVQDPQSGNWVSGHNPGSLGTQPVDPAPPEATAEHPVVVNSGWDGGFLNEEAYQWVRSVDTLSDEECTLPFAVGLDLNTAFLAAAARLVVGLSAPDHFHHPTFSPKIPGSWLVDLSHIDLDPRLPSPFTPDGTRPTGPAWYQTHTVAYAQELGHNVTPIEAYLRRETGAYLDPWHDRLRTAYVDTLADLGVTKDLSDAEFLAAMERHRQADAALAAVLSAIKATVKGGVGKLRERPQGKHYEQGERWPALERPTWRPDIRAAIISKARVNMHRKLNNMVKLTGLYPLAVLSDCVVYPSPGDSPLDFLPYATSGKPQPGGFRLGPTPGLAKLEGVQSMLWAVDLMEKGLNPARHIKGGDAVLDEGE; this is translated from the coding sequence ATGGCATCCGAGGAAGAGCTGTTCGCGAACATCGACGCCCTGCTGGCGGAGGAACCACAGCTTCCGCCGCCGGCGGAGCGGGCCCGGCTGCGGGAGGCCGCGGGGATTACCCAGGCGCGTCTCGCGGTCGCGTTGAAGACCTCGACGCAGAGCATCAAGAACTGGGAGAACGGCCGCTCGGAGCCGAAGGAGCCGCGCCTGGGCGCCTATCAGCGCCTGCTGAAGGGCTGGGCCGCCAAGCACACTGCCCATCCCACCACCGCGCCTGCCCCGTTTGCTGCAGTCGAGCCGGAGCGAGCCGGGGAGACGTTCACCGGCCAGAGCGGCACCGCAACTGAACCAGCGGAACTGGCCGCATCCCCGGTGCCGGTCACTCATGTCCCGGCGGATGTTCCGGCCGCGCGTCCGGCGACGTCGTCCCGCCGTCCGGCGGCGAAGAAGGCCGCAGGGCCGGCTGTGGATCCGCGGTTTCCGCACGGGCCTCTCGCGGTGCTGGACGGCGACGGCTGCGCCTACGGGGCCGACGGGATCGTGCTGGACTGCCCCGCCACCATTGTGCCGGAGCTGGTGGAGTGGACGCTGCGTGAGTCCGGTCTGGGTGCCGCGAAGTTGAACCGGTACGGCAAGGACTCCGACCCGCTGATCGTGCTCACGGCGGCGGCCGCCGTGAGGCTCGGGCTGCCGGAGCGCCTGGAGGGCCACGAGCAGCGCCGCTCCCTGCGCCTGCCCGAGGACCACCCGGCCGTCCAGCAGGTGGTCAGGGCGAAGTGGCAGCTCACCCAGCGCGGATTCGGCCCCTGGGCCCGCATCTACCGCAAAGCCCAAGGGCGCGAGCGGCAGTGCGTGCAGCTGGCGATCCTGTCCTGGGACGCCCTCGATGAACGGTCCTGGCCCGGTGTCGCGGAGATGGCGCCGGCCGACATCGCCCGCGTCCTAGGCACCTACGCGCAGCGAGTCACCACGCCGCGCGGCTCGACCGCCGTCTCCGGCCTCGAGTTGATGACGGCGCTGCGCCCGCCGACCCGGGCGGTGCAGGATCCGCAGTCCGGGAATTGGGTGTCCGGCCACAACCCCGGCAGCCTTGGGACGCAGCCGGTGGATCCGGCGCCGCCGGAGGCCACCGCAGAGCACCCGGTCGTCGTGAACTCCGGCTGGGACGGGGGTTTCCTCAACGAGGAGGCCTACCAGTGGGTCCGGTCGGTGGACACACTGTCGGATGAGGAGTGCACGCTGCCGTTCGCGGTCGGCCTGGACCTGAACACCGCGTTCCTCGCGGCCGCGGCCCGTCTGGTCGTCGGCCTGTCCGCCCCCGACCACTTCCACCATCCGACGTTCAGCCCGAAAATTCCCGGCTCCTGGCTCGTCGACCTCTCCCACATCGACCTGGACCCGCGCCTGCCGTCCCCGTTCACCCCGGACGGCACCCGCCCCACAGGACCGGCCTGGTACCAGACGCACACCGTCGCCTACGCCCAGGAGCTCGGCCACAACGTCACCCCGATCGAGGCCTACCTGCGCCGCGAGACCGGCGCCTACCTGGACCCCTGGCACGACCGGCTGCGCACCGCGTACGTCGACACCCTCGCCGACCTAGGTGTCACCAAGGACCTGTCGGACGCCGAGTTCCTTGCCGCGATGGAGCGGCACAGGCAGGCCGATGCGGCGCTGGCCGCCGTCCTGTCCGCGATCAAGGCCACGGTCAAGGGCGGTGTCGGCAAGCTCCGTGAGCGCCCGCAAGGCAAGCACTACGAGCAGGGTGAGCGGTGGCCGGCTCTCGAGCGCCCGACCTGGCGCCCGGACATCCGGGCCGCGATCATCTCCAAGGCGCGGGTCAATATGCACCGCAAGCTCAACAACATGGTCAAGCTGACCGGCCTGTACCCGCTGGCGGTCCTGTCGGACTGTGTCGTCTATCCGAGCCCCGGCGACAGCCCCCTGGACTTCTTGCCGTACGCGACGTCCGGGAAGCCGCAGCCGGGCGGGTTCCGCCTCGGCCCGACGCCGGGTCTGGCGAAACTGGAGGGCGTGCAGTCGATGCTGTGGGCGGTCGACCTGATGGAGAAGGGCCTCAACCCGGCCCGCCACATCAAGGGCGGCGACGCCGTCCTGGACGAAGGAGAGTAG
- a CDS encoding DUF5958 family protein, which produces MEWFDGLGQEEQSEVLLFLRHHCVQARAVTEDEPESIRRAGLRPTHTPAVLISRGRMDEQPGKIAGLAPLDERRKAFRLLIAVLAIADARRHERFRSVGCRHWWHRLSPSPDNPAPHS; this is translated from the coding sequence ATCGAATGGTTCGACGGCCTCGGCCAGGAAGAGCAGTCCGAAGTGCTGCTGTTCCTGCGCCATCACTGCGTCCAGGCGCGCGCAGTCACCGAGGACGAACCGGAGAGCATCCGCCGTGCCGGGCTGCGCCCGACGCATACACCCGCAGTGCTGATCTCACGAGGCCGGATGGACGAGCAGCCGGGAAAGATCGCCGGTCTCGCGCCTCTCGACGAACGACGGAAGGCGTTCAGGCTACTGATCGCGGTGCTCGCGATTGCCGACGCGCGGCGCCACGAGCGTTTCCGCTCCGTCGGCTGCAGGCACTGGTGGCACAGACTGTCCCCGTCGCCTGACAACCCAGCGCCGCACTCCTGA
- a CDS encoding metallophosphoesterase family protein, with protein MPHSSRDTPEGAGWGNSQPGTYKRLMPDQVEKLSWLNPRTLWPARNGVLASLLGDPTGRTRSRWVEQAVAAGAPTDAVVRRTDADHFSFMVIGDTGEGDDPQYAVVPGFLKVSQGTDFAVLASDVIYPVGGIDDYGTKFFRPYRDYPAPIYAIPGNHDWYEGLQGFMRVFCESPPLAPEARPRPLTRAWFRSLLWHSPGRTDEQRLAEAEALRSEPSQQAVQPGPYWAIDAGPIRIIGVDTGLLGTIDAEQGRWLREVSRGERPKILVTGSPLYVDGEHHPCTIEGGGTVDAIVRDPEHHYVAAIGGDIHNYQRYPVRVDGGRTIQYVVAGGGGAFMHATHTVPRVSVSNVTEDEFRCYPLRGDSLAFYSRLYGRRLRMPRFFTLTEAEATAVIAERLGVPPTRAQGEPVRVTRRIRLVASLLGAGRRPDRNTHVRLPVRKTYTQLFSPGSATYSPPFFKCFLRLDVTPTSVRLRCYSATGTLDHEIDPPVEDEVTIPLP; from the coding sequence GTGCCTCACTCCTCACGCGACACACCAGAAGGCGCCGGCTGGGGGAACTCCCAGCCCGGCACGTACAAAAGGCTGATGCCTGACCAAGTCGAGAAGCTCTCGTGGCTGAATCCGAGAACGCTGTGGCCCGCCCGCAACGGCGTCCTCGCCTCCTTGCTCGGGGACCCGACGGGCCGGACCCGTAGTCGCTGGGTGGAGCAGGCCGTGGCCGCGGGCGCGCCGACCGACGCGGTGGTCCGCCGCACGGACGCCGACCACTTCTCGTTCATGGTCATCGGTGACACCGGTGAAGGTGACGATCCCCAGTACGCCGTGGTGCCGGGCTTCCTGAAGGTAAGTCAGGGAACAGACTTCGCCGTGCTCGCCAGTGACGTGATCTACCCGGTGGGCGGCATCGACGACTACGGCACGAAGTTCTTCCGCCCCTACCGCGACTACCCGGCGCCCATCTACGCGATACCGGGCAACCATGACTGGTACGAGGGCCTGCAAGGCTTCATGCGGGTCTTCTGCGAGTCACCGCCGCTGGCGCCCGAGGCGCGGCCCCGCCCCCTGACACGGGCCTGGTTCCGCTCGCTGCTCTGGCACTCGCCGGGCAGGACCGACGAGCAACGTCTGGCCGAGGCAGAGGCGCTGCGCTCGGAGCCGTCCCAACAGGCCGTCCAGCCGGGCCCGTACTGGGCCATCGATGCCGGGCCGATACGGATCATAGGTGTCGACACGGGCCTGTTGGGCACCATCGACGCCGAACAGGGTCGCTGGCTCCGCGAAGTGTCGCGGGGTGAACGGCCCAAGATACTGGTGACCGGGTCCCCGCTGTATGTGGACGGCGAGCACCACCCGTGCACCATCGAGGGCGGCGGCACGGTGGATGCCATCGTGCGCGACCCGGAGCACCACTACGTCGCGGCGATCGGTGGCGACATCCACAACTACCAGCGGTATCCGGTACGGGTGGACGGCGGACGCACGATCCAGTACGTCGTCGCCGGTGGCGGCGGGGCGTTCATGCACGCCACGCACACGGTCCCGCGGGTCTCCGTATCCAACGTCACGGAGGACGAGTTCCGCTGCTATCCGCTGCGCGGCGACTCGCTGGCCTTCTACAGCAGGCTTTATGGGCGCCGGCTGCGGATGCCCCGCTTCTTCACGCTGACCGAGGCTGAGGCCACCGCGGTGATCGCGGAACGGCTCGGCGTCCCGCCGACCCGCGCGCAGGGGGAGCCCGTTCGCGTCACCCGGCGTATCCGCCTGGTAGCCAGTCTCCTTGGTGCCGGTCGCCGCCCCGACCGCAACACGCATGTCCGGCTGCCGGTGCGCAAGACCTACACGCAGCTATTCTCGCCGGGTTCGGCGACGTACAGCCCGCCGTTCTTCAAGTGCTTCCTGAGGCTGGACGTCACGCCTACCTCGGTCCGTCTGCGCTGTTACTCGGCGACCGGGACTCTCGACCACGAGATCGATCCTCCGGTTGAGGACGAGGTGACCATACCTCTGCCTTGA
- a CDS encoding transposase family protein, which yields MLYLRKLGSRDLIGQLFGVNGSTITRAVHQVQPLLAENGHTIQPSTARFRTPADVTAFISNSRPTKINSTC from the coding sequence GTGCTCTACCTGCGCAAACTTGGCTCTCGAGACCTGATCGGTCAGCTATTTGGAGTCAACGGCAGCACCATCACCAGGGCCGTGCACCAAGTCCAGCCGCTCCTCGCCGAGAACGGCCACACCATCCAACCCTCGACAGCCAGGTTCCGCACACCCGCTGACGTCACCGCATTCATCTCCAACAGCAGACCCACGAAGATCAACTCAACATGTTGA
- a CDS encoding AlbA family DNA-binding domain-containing protein — MARTTTVTLDFNEDEPAVGLARQRELIRAVLNASSADETRWLEWKSQHGVSKAAGAFAVSKAILGFANRIPDGAEQWAGGHVYLLVGVDDDAVHGVPTHDAERADSWLRRNLGEFSRYQFTCVPMETDEGKRYVMLADVSPSGRPLSGPARRRCRRRWSW, encoded by the coding sequence TTGGCACGAACGACGACCGTGACCCTGGACTTCAACGAGGATGAACCTGCAGTCGGGCTGGCGCGGCAGCGAGAGCTAATCCGCGCCGTCCTGAACGCCAGCAGCGCGGATGAGACGCGCTGGCTGGAGTGGAAGTCCCAGCACGGCGTGTCGAAGGCGGCGGGAGCCTTCGCTGTGTCCAAAGCGATCCTCGGCTTCGCCAACCGGATCCCTGATGGAGCGGAGCAGTGGGCTGGCGGCCACGTCTACCTCTTGGTCGGAGTTGATGACGACGCGGTCCACGGGGTTCCGACGCACGATGCGGAGAGGGCCGACAGCTGGCTGAGGCGCAACTTGGGCGAGTTCAGCCGCTACCAGTTCACGTGCGTCCCGATGGAGACCGATGAGGGGAAGCGCTACGTCATGCTCGCTGATGTCTCTCCTTCCGGGCGCCCTCTGTCGGGGCCAGCACGGCGCCGGTGCCGGCGCCGGTGGTCCTGGTGA
- a CDS encoding thioredoxin family protein, which produces MAKRVHRPREDAEFDFVLRMSEVPVLAYFTGTWPKAIEPCRVLDLVVGGIADDYTGRLTAVRADITRCPAATERYGITGAPSYVLLKEGEAVAHGTGPMTITEIREFLDSHL; this is translated from the coding sequence ATGGCGAAGCGGGTTCACCGACCCCGTGAGGACGCGGAGTTCGATTTCGTCCTCAGGATGAGCGAAGTTCCGGTCCTCGCATACTTCACCGGGACATGGCCCAAGGCAATCGAGCCCTGCCGGGTACTGGACCTCGTCGTGGGTGGCATCGCCGACGACTACACAGGCCGTCTGACGGCCGTCCGCGCCGACATCACGCGTTGTCCGGCCGCAACCGAGCGATACGGGATCACCGGAGCCCCGTCCTACGTCCTGCTGAAGGAGGGAGAGGCGGTGGCGCACGGCACGGGGCCCATGACCATCACCGAGATACGGGAGTTCCTGGACAGCCACCTCTGA
- a CDS encoding PucR family transcriptional regulator — protein MSHAIRRASELDLNETTVTALRAALKTTADEVVQAIIDEVPPYANALTGHMGGTIRRAVHTALGHYLDLASGSATGGDAGDAAYELGRGEVRDGRSMDALLSAYRVGARVAWRCLAAGAVPAGLPAAEVAKFAELTFAYIDELSAASAAGHADELAARGRAHERHLEHLARDLLAGASPDVLMASVQRAGWQLPVSLTAVLLPAAQARPAYRGLDPSTLVLDDLPDATGVLLVPDADRSHLLRQLTDRSAVVGPARPWTRASASYARTIRARSLSSDIRDTEDHLPELVLSADADALADLRARALAPLRALPVATARRLEDTLRAWLLHQGRRDEVAAALFVHPQTVRYRMSQLRELFPDLASPHRVLELTLAVGFRDN, from the coding sequence GTGAGTCATGCAATCCGGAGGGCCAGCGAACTGGACCTCAATGAGACGACGGTCACCGCCCTTCGGGCCGCGCTGAAGACCACCGCCGACGAGGTCGTCCAGGCGATCATCGACGAGGTCCCTCCCTACGCCAACGCCCTTACGGGCCACATGGGCGGCACCATCCGCCGAGCCGTCCACACCGCCCTGGGGCACTACCTGGACCTCGCGAGCGGGAGCGCCACAGGCGGCGACGCCGGTGACGCAGCCTACGAGCTGGGCCGCGGCGAGGTGCGCGACGGTCGTTCGATGGACGCCCTACTCAGCGCCTACCGCGTCGGCGCCCGCGTGGCCTGGCGATGCCTGGCAGCGGGTGCCGTACCCGCAGGTCTGCCCGCCGCCGAGGTCGCCAAGTTCGCCGAGCTGACCTTCGCCTACATCGACGAGCTCTCCGCTGCGAGCGCCGCGGGCCACGCCGACGAACTGGCGGCCCGTGGCAGGGCCCACGAGCGCCACCTGGAACACCTGGCCCGCGACCTCCTCGCCGGCGCGAGCCCGGACGTACTGATGGCCTCAGTTCAACGGGCCGGGTGGCAGCTTCCGGTTTCGCTGACCGCGGTCCTGCTGCCCGCCGCCCAGGCCCGGCCTGCCTACCGCGGACTCGACCCAAGCACCCTCGTCCTCGACGATCTGCCGGACGCCACCGGTGTGCTGCTCGTTCCCGATGCCGACCGATCACATCTCTTGCGGCAGCTGACCGACCGCAGCGCCGTGGTCGGCCCTGCCCGGCCATGGACTCGTGCGTCCGCCTCGTACGCACGGACCATACGCGCGCGCTCCCTCTCCTCTGATATTCGCGACACCGAGGACCACCTGCCCGAGCTGGTGCTGAGCGCCGACGCGGACGCGTTGGCAGACCTGCGTGCCCGAGCCCTCGCACCGTTGCGGGCCCTGCCTGTCGCGACCGCACGGCGGCTGGAGGACACGTTGCGGGCGTGGCTGCTGCACCAGGGCAGGCGGGATGAGGTGGCGGCGGCGTTGTTCGTCCATCCCCAGACGGTCCGGTACCGGATGTCGCAGCTGCGGGAGCTGTTTCCGGATCTCGCCTCGCCACACCGGGTCCTTGAACTGACTCTGGCGGTCGGTTTTCGGGACAACTGA
- a CDS encoding ferredoxin reductase: MVTTPLVPSDYLDLVSPLRAGADLRGRIEAVHPETGDAATVVIRPGRSWRGHTAGQYVRIGVDVDGVRLWRAYSITSPTNRQDGRVTITVKAIPDGRVSNHLVRRAKPGTLVQLDQPTGDFVLPLVTPTKVLYLTAGSGITPVMGMLRDIEFDDVVMVHCAPRPQDVIFRSELHDLVADKKLRLTEVHTDTDGILDIARLDELVPDWAERETWACGPAGLLDAAEGHWAEHGVQERLHTERFRPSIVVAGDGGEVTFSATGMTVDADGATPLLDIGEEAGVLMPSGCRMGICFGCVTPLKAGAVRDLRTGEITEAEPGVLIQTCVSAAAGPCDIER; the protein is encoded by the coding sequence ATGGTCACGACGCCGCTGGTGCCGTCGGACTACCTCGACCTGGTCAGTCCGCTGCGTGCGGGCGCTGACCTGCGTGGGCGCATCGAGGCCGTGCACCCTGAGACGGGCGACGCCGCGACTGTCGTGATCAGGCCGGGGCGGAGCTGGCGCGGCCACACAGCCGGTCAGTACGTACGGATCGGGGTCGACGTCGACGGGGTGCGTCTGTGGCGTGCCTACTCCATCACCTCGCCGACAAACCGCCAGGACGGCCGCGTCACGATCACCGTGAAGGCAATCCCGGACGGCAGGGTCAGCAACCACCTGGTCCGACGTGCGAAACCGGGCACGCTGGTCCAGCTCGATCAGCCGACCGGTGACTTCGTGCTGCCGCTGGTAACGCCCACCAAGGTGCTCTATCTGACGGCCGGCAGCGGCATCACGCCCGTGATGGGCATGCTGCGCGACATCGAGTTCGACGACGTCGTCATGGTCCACTGCGCGCCGCGGCCTCAAGACGTGATCTTCCGCAGCGAACTGCACGACCTGGTCGCGGACAAGAAGCTGCGGCTCACCGAGGTGCACACCGACACAGACGGCATTCTCGACATCGCCCGTCTCGACGAACTCGTGCCCGACTGGGCCGAGCGCGAGACCTGGGCTTGCGGGCCCGCGGGCCTGCTCGACGCCGCCGAAGGGCACTGGGCCGAGCACGGCGTACAGGAGCGCCTGCACACCGAGCGCTTCCGCCCCAGCATCGTCGTCGCCGGTGACGGCGGCGAGGTCACGTTCAGCGCCACCGGCATGACCGTCGACGCGGACGGCGCCACGCCGTTGCTCGACATCGGCGAGGAGGCCGGCGTGCTGATGCCCTCCGGGTGCCGCATGGGCATCTGCTTCGGCTGCGTCACGCCGCTCAAGGCGGGCGCTGTCCGCGACCTGCGCACCGGCGAGATCACCGAAGCCGAGCCGGGCGTCCTCATCCAGACCTGCGTGTCCGCCGCGGCGGGCCCCTGCGACATCGAACGGTAG